One genomic window of Ignavibacteriales bacterium includes the following:
- the coaE gene encoding dephospho-CoA kinase (Dephospho-CoA kinase (CoaE) performs the final step in coenzyme A biosynthesis.) → MNKRKLKIAITGGIGSGKSEFCNYLKEAGFTVLGADDIAKSLLSTHPKIRSKIISAFGVKSYLNSQPNIKYLSEEVFSDSNKVKRINAIIHPEVIDNIKLQMKMILRESTIVFVEAALIYEAEMEELFDYIIVITAEDEKKIQRIKNRSKVSEDEIKRRMENQIPDEEKINWADFVFENNGSLEELKDKAKFFLTLLQSIGVEN, encoded by the coding sequence ATGAACAAAAGAAAATTGAAAATTGCAATAACCGGTGGCATTGGATCTGGTAAATCAGAATTCTGTAATTACCTTAAAGAAGCTGGCTTTACCGTTCTTGGTGCTGACGATATTGCAAAAAGTCTTCTGTCAACACATCCCAAAATCAGATCAAAAATAATTTCTGCCTTCGGTGTAAAATCATATTTAAATTCCCAACCAAATATTAAGTATTTATCAGAAGAAGTTTTTTCCGATTCAAATAAAGTAAAAAGAATTAATGCCATTATTCATCCAGAAGTAATTGATAATATTAAATTACAAATGAAAATGATTTTAAGGGAATCAACAATTGTGTTTGTTGAAGCCGCACTTATTTATGAAGCTGAAATGGAAGAATTATTTGATTACATTATTGTAATCACAGCAGAAGATGAAAAGAAGATTCAAAGAATTAAAAACCGTAGTAAAGTTTCTGAAGATGAAATTAAAAGACGGATGGAAAATCAAATTCCAGATGAAGAAAAAATTAACTGGGCGGATTTTGTTTTTGAAAATAATGGCAGTCTTGAAGAACTAAAAGATAAAGCAAAATTCTTTCTTACACTTTTGCAATCAATAGGAGTAGAAAATTGA
- the rny gene encoding ribonuclease Y produces MDLLKMDLLLLIPMIAIIVVVVFYLGWVLNSKVGKKSLFSADVKAKQIIVDAEKEANNIKREKLLEVKDEWLKKKQDFDTEINAKKQKVQSYEKQLSIREDSIEKKYEIVLKKEKETKQLEKDITVQKLSIDTKVSELDKLIYEQNIRLERTAGLTSEEAKKMLSENMLNQARVDAAQYVKEIRDQAKQDAKKEAQKVIVQAIQRTAIDHSVETTVSVVQVQNEEMKGRIIGREGRNIRAFEAATGVDVIVDDTPEAVILSAFDQFRREVARISLEKLIADGRIHPARIEEVVQKTREELEEEIQKEGENTFIQLGLHGAHAEIIKHVGRMKYRSSYGQNLLQHSIEVAYLTGILAAEIGIDTTLAKRAGLLHDIGKTIDRSVEGPHALLGYELAKKYKEHHIVVNAIGSHHEDIEMEHPIAALVQAADAISGARPGARREPLESYVKRLENLENLAKSFEGVAKTFAIQAGREIRVIVEQDRIDDTDADKLANDIATKIQQDLEYPGQIKVTVIREVRKIAYAR; encoded by the coding sequence ATGGATCTGTTAAAGATGGACTTGTTGCTTTTAATACCGATGATTGCCATAATCGTTGTTGTTGTTTTCTACTTGGGATGGGTTTTAAATTCTAAAGTAGGTAAAAAAAGCCTTTTTTCGGCTGATGTAAAAGCCAAACAAATTATTGTTGATGCAGAAAAAGAAGCCAATAATATTAAAAGAGAAAAACTGCTTGAAGTAAAAGATGAATGGTTAAAGAAAAAGCAAGATTTCGATACTGAAATTAATGCTAAAAAGCAAAAGGTTCAGAGTTATGAAAAACAACTTTCGATTAGAGAAGATAGCATTGAAAAAAAGTATGAAATAGTTCTTAAAAAAGAAAAAGAAACTAAACAGCTCGAAAAGGATATTACAGTTCAAAAACTTTCTATCGATACAAAAGTTAGTGAATTAGATAAGCTGATTTACGAGCAGAATATTCGGCTTGAACGCACTGCGGGATTAACTTCCGAAGAAGCGAAAAAAATGTTATCAGAAAATATGCTTAACCAGGCAAGAGTAGATGCAGCACAGTATGTTAAGGAAATTAGAGACCAGGCAAAACAGGACGCAAAAAAAGAAGCACAAAAAGTAATAGTTCAGGCTATTCAAAGGACTGCAATTGATCATTCTGTTGAAACTACGGTTTCTGTTGTTCAGGTACAAAATGAAGAAATGAAAGGGCGCATCATTGGACGTGAAGGAAGAAATATCCGTGCGTTTGAAGCTGCTACCGGCGTAGATGTAATTGTTGATGATACACCTGAGGCAGTAATCCTTTCGGCTTTCGACCAGTTTAGAAGAGAAGTTGCCAGAATATCGCTGGAAAAATTAATTGCTGATGGCAGAATTCATCCCGCAAGAATCGAAGAGGTTGTGCAAAAAACCCGTGAGGAACTAGAAGAGGAAATCCAAAAAGAAGGTGAAAATACTTTTATTCAGCTTGGATTGCATGGAGCACACGCAGAGATTATTAAGCACGTTGGTAGAATGAAATATCGTTCCAGCTATGGGCAAAATTTACTTCAGCATAGTATTGAGGTTGCTTACCTTACAGGCATTTTAGCTGCCGAGATTGGAATAGATACAACTTTAGCAAAGCGTGCTGGATTATTACACGATATTGGAAAAACGATTGATAGAAGTGTTGAAGGACCGCATGCTTTGCTTGGATATGAATTAGCGAAGAAATATAAAGAACATCATATAGTTGTAAATGCAATCGGCAGCCATCACGAAGATATTGAAATGGAACACCCAATCGCTGCATTGGTTCAAGCAGCAGATGCAATCAGCGGCGCCAGACCAGGTGCAAGGAGAGAGCCACTTGAGAGTTATGTTAAGAGATTAGAGAATTTAGAAAATCTCGCTAAATCATTTGAAGGCGTTGCTAAGACTTTTGCCATCCAGGCGGGAAGAGAAATTAGAGTTATTGTTGAACAGGATAGAATTGATGATACTGATGCTGATAAATTAGCAAATGATATTGCTACAAAAATTCAACAAGATTTGGAATATCCGGGACAAATAAAGGTTACGGTTATCCGTGAAGTAAGAAAAATTGCATACGCCAGGTAA
- a CDS encoding cell division protein ZapA has product MNNKKKLKLTIFDREYSLLVDNEDIATELAGYVNRVMNETKEELPDQSIQTIAIIASLNIAYDLFVEKSKNKEFSNLALDKIKKIKLLLNESNISVPS; this is encoded by the coding sequence ATGAACAACAAGAAGAAGCTTAAATTAACGATATTTGATAGAGAGTATTCACTATTAGTAGATAACGAAGATATTGCTACTGAATTAGCAGGTTACGTAAATAGAGTTATGAATGAAACTAAGGAAGAATTACCAGATCAGTCAATTCAAACCATAGCTATCATTGCATCATTAAATATTGCATACGATTTATTTGTTGAAAAAAGTAAAAATAAGGAATTCAGTAATTTAGCTTTAGATAAGATAAAAAAGATCAAGCTTCTTCTAAACGAATCTAATATATCAGTCCCATCATAA
- the pheT gene encoding phenylalanine--tRNA ligase subunit beta, protein MKISLNWLKDYIDLDDIHANEIAERLTNSGLEVEDVECQGKQFENFVVGLVKEKKKHPNADKLSVCLVSTGDEEYNVVCGAPNIEAGQKIVFAKIGAVVPDGQFKIEKTKIRGEVSFGMICSAKELGLNDDHSGILVLDSDLKIGSPLAEALGLNDVIFEIGVTPNRPDALNHIGVARDLAAIFNRQLKIPTIEIKESLEKTEDAASIEILNTIDCPRYTAKVVKNITIKESPTWLKKKLTNIGLRPINNVVDVTNFVLHEIGQPLHAFDLDKLSGKKIVVKNALEGEVFISLDSKERKLKSNNLMICDAVRSIAIAGVMGGENSEVTIETKNVLIESAYFNPSSIRKTSKSLQLSTDASYRFERGTDPNITLYAANRAAQLISELGGGEILSGALDVYSEEISKKEIELRFSRITKVLGFSISKEDVKQNLNNLGLTIVQETEDAIKVVVPTFRPDIEREIDLIEEVARIYGYDKIPVVERIAVTLDQKEDVSDYKDILRNSAISLGFNEIITNSLQPIEVASIVGNPVEVLNPDSMDMANLRTSLLQGGLISIAKNINVGESNLKVFEIGNIFIKISSAEIKSFNDFAELEKISFIITGKETETTWFQKERDVDLFDLKGIVNSFLNKICLDNVLEDSYYLDENLVFEYNFTKSYKNKVIGSGGSIKKELLKKFDIEQEVYWFEFDINLLKNIPAKQKSFVELLKYPKVFRDCAFILGKQISCKEVIDAIYKGSSKLLKNVKLFDIFESESFGIDKKSMAFSLEYFDELRTLKDEEVENQFSKMTEFVQKEFNAEFRGI, encoded by the coding sequence TTGAAGATTTCACTTAACTGGTTAAAAGATTACATTGATTTGGATGACATTCATGCAAATGAAATTGCTGAACGATTAACTAATTCGGGTTTGGAAGTAGAAGACGTTGAATGTCAAGGAAAGCAATTTGAAAATTTTGTAGTCGGATTGGTTAAAGAAAAAAAGAAACATCCAAATGCAGATAAACTTTCGGTTTGTTTAGTTTCCACTGGTGATGAAGAATATAATGTTGTGTGTGGTGCTCCAAATATTGAAGCTGGACAAAAAATTGTTTTCGCTAAAATTGGCGCCGTTGTTCCGGATGGACAATTCAAAATAGAAAAGACTAAAATCCGTGGTGAAGTATCTTTTGGGATGATTTGTTCTGCAAAAGAATTAGGTTTAAATGATGATCATTCTGGAATTTTGGTTCTTGATTCTGATTTAAAAATTGGTTCGCCCTTAGCTGAAGCATTAGGATTGAATGATGTGATTTTTGAAATTGGGGTTACACCAAATCGCCCCGATGCGTTAAACCATATTGGAGTTGCAAGAGATTTAGCTGCTATATTCAACCGTCAATTAAAAATTCCAACTATTGAAATAAAAGAATCATTAGAGAAAACTGAAGATGCTGCTTCAATCGAAATATTAAATACAATAGATTGCCCTCGGTACACTGCTAAAGTTGTTAAAAATATTACAATAAAAGAATCTCCAACCTGGTTGAAGAAAAAATTAACTAACATCGGACTCCGCCCGATAAACAACGTTGTTGATGTAACAAATTTTGTTCTTCACGAAATCGGTCAACCGCTTCACGCTTTCGATCTGGATAAATTATCAGGTAAAAAAATTGTTGTTAAAAATGCTTTAGAAGGTGAAGTATTCATTTCTCTTGATTCGAAAGAGCGCAAACTTAAATCAAACAACCTCATGATTTGTGACGCAGTGCGCTCAATAGCAATAGCCGGTGTTATGGGTGGTGAAAATTCTGAAGTTACAATTGAGACAAAAAATGTTTTAATTGAAAGCGCTTATTTCAATCCATCATCAATCAGAAAAACTTCCAAATCACTTCAACTTTCAACTGATGCATCATACCGGTTTGAAAGAGGGACTGATCCCAATATTACTTTGTATGCCGCAAACCGTGCAGCTCAATTAATTTCTGAACTTGGTGGAGGAGAAATTTTATCCGGCGCATTAGATGTTTACTCTGAAGAAATTAGTAAAAAAGAGATTGAATTAAGGTTTTCCCGGATAACAAAAGTACTTGGCTTTTCAATTTCTAAGGAAGATGTAAAACAGAATTTGAATAATTTAGGATTGACCATTGTTCAAGAAACTGAAGATGCTATTAAAGTAGTGGTCCCAACTTTTCGACCAGATATTGAACGCGAAATAGATTTGATAGAAGAAGTTGCCCGCATTTATGGATACGATAAAATTCCTGTAGTTGAAAGAATTGCTGTTACACTCGATCAAAAAGAAGATGTTTCTGATTACAAGGACATTCTTAGAAACAGCGCTATTTCTCTCGGCTTTAATGAAATAATTACTAATTCACTTCAGCCAATAGAAGTTGCGTCCATAGTTGGCAATCCTGTTGAAGTACTCAATCCTGATAGTATGGATATGGCAAATTTAAGAACTTCATTACTACAGGGTGGGTTAATATCCATTGCTAAGAATATTAATGTTGGGGAAAGTAATCTTAAAGTTTTTGAAATTGGAAATATTTTTATTAAAATATCCAGTGCAGAGATAAAAAGTTTTAATGATTTTGCAGAATTGGAAAAAATTTCCTTTATTATTACCGGGAAAGAAACTGAGACTACGTGGTTTCAGAAAGAACGGGATGTTGATTTATTCGATTTGAAAGGGATTGTTAATAGCTTCCTTAATAAAATTTGTCTTGACAATGTTTTGGAGGATTCCTATTATCTTGATGAAAATTTAGTTTTTGAGTACAATTTTACCAAAAGCTATAAAAATAAGGTTATTGGATCTGGCGGTTCTATTAAAAAAGAACTTCTTAAAAAATTTGACATCGAACAGGAAGTATATTGGTTTGAGTTTGATATTAATCTGCTTAAAAATATTCCGGCTAAGCAGAAAAGTTTTGTTGAGTTACTTAAATATCCTAAAGTATTCCGTGATTGTGCATTTATTTTAGGTAAACAAATTTCCTGTAAAGAAGTAATCGATGCAATTTATAAAGGAAGTTCTAAACTTCTTAAAAACGTTAAATTATTTGATATCTTTGAAAGCGAAAGTTTTGGTATCGACAAAAAGAGCATGGCTTTTTCTCTGGAATACTTTGATGAGTTAAGAACATTAAAGGATGAGGAAGTTGAGAACCAGTTTTCTAAGATGACAGAATTTGTACAAAAAGAATTTAATGCAGAATTTAGAGGAATCTGA
- the pheS gene encoding phenylalanine--tRNA ligase subunit alpha — MLQTIRETEKNFLADISLINDVKKLEEIRLKYLSRKGILSTLFENLKKVSKEEKPLVGKELNLLRNSVQSKFEEIKNRVESLSNQKKQAIDLTLPGREIKIGSKHILSQTLEEIKSIFKGLGFSVSEGPELESDYNNFGALNFPADHPARDMQDTFFVSKDFLLRTHTSPVQIRVMNNQQPPVRTIMPGKCYRNEAISTRSYCLFHQVEGLYVDKDVTFAELKGTLVAFAHQFYGAGLKYRFRPSFFPFTEPSAEMDITCFLCKGKGCRVCKNSGWLEILGCGMVDPNVFKAVGYDSEKYTGYAFGMGIERTGMLKYGLNDIRVYFENDLRFLKQF; from the coding sequence ATGCTACAAACAATTCGTGAAACTGAAAAAAACTTCTTGGCTGATATTTCCTTAATAAATGATGTTAAGAAGCTGGAGGAAATCCGGCTAAAATACCTTAGCCGCAAAGGAATCCTTTCTACACTTTTTGAAAACCTTAAAAAAGTTTCTAAAGAAGAAAAACCATTGGTAGGAAAAGAACTGAATCTTCTACGCAATTCTGTCCAATCTAAATTTGAAGAAATAAAGAACAGAGTCGAATCTCTTTCTAATCAAAAAAAACAAGCTATTGATTTAACTCTTCCTGGTCGTGAAATTAAAATTGGTTCAAAGCATATACTATCTCAAACACTTGAAGAAATTAAATCAATCTTTAAGGGATTAGGATTTTCCGTTTCAGAAGGTCCCGAACTGGAATCTGATTACAATAATTTTGGAGCATTAAATTTTCCTGCAGATCATCCGGCAAGAGATATGCAGGACACGTTTTTTGTTTCTAAGGATTTCTTATTAAGAACTCATACATCGCCCGTTCAAATAAGAGTGATGAATAATCAACAGCCACCAGTACGTACTATAATGCCAGGAAAATGTTATCGGAATGAGGCTATTAGCACGCGTAGTTATTGCCTGTTTCATCAGGTAGAAGGACTTTATGTTGATAAGGACGTTACTTTTGCTGAATTAAAAGGAACACTTGTAGCTTTCGCACATCAATTCTATGGAGCAGGACTGAAGTATCGCTTCCGTCCAAGTTTCTTTCCATTTACAGAGCCAAGCGCTGAAATGGATATTACCTGTTTTTTGTGTAAAGGGAAAGGATGCAGAGTTTGTAAAAATTCTGGCTGGCTGGAAATTCTTGGTTGCGGTATGGTTGATCCAAATGTTTTTAAAGCAGTTGGTTACGATTCTGAAAAATATACCGGCTATGCATTTGGAATGGGAATAGAAAGAACAGGAATGCTTAAATATGGATTGAACGACATTCGTGTTTATTTTGAAAACGATCTTAGGTTCTTAAAACAATTTTAA
- the rplT gene encoding 50S ribosomal protein L20: MPRAKNKVASRTRRKKLLGMAKGYWGARSKVYTVAKHHVEKALLHAYRDRKTKKRTFRQLWIVRINAAARLNGTNYSKLIHALADKGVAINRKVLASLAVDNPAAFTEIVKFSLN; this comes from the coding sequence ATGCCACGCGCTAAGAATAAAGTAGCCTCGCGTACAAGACGAAAAAAACTTCTTGGCATGGCAAAAGGCTATTGGGGTGCTCGCAGTAAAGTATATACTGTTGCAAAGCATCATGTAGAAAAAGCCCTTTTGCATGCTTACAGAGATAGAAAAACTAAAAAGAGAACATTCAGACAGCTTTGGATTGTTAGAATTAATGCTGCCGCAAGATTGAATGGTACTAATTATTCAAAACTAATTCATGCACTTGCAGATAAAGGTGTAGCAATTAACAGAAAAGTTTTAGCAAGTCTTGCTGTTGATAATCCAGCAGCATTCACTGAAATTGTAAAATTTAGTCTCAACTAA
- the rpmI gene encoding 50S ribosomal protein L35 encodes MPKMKSNRGAAKTFRKTASGKVKRSKAYKSHILTSKSRKRKRGLRKSTLVSKVETKNVLIMIQ; translated from the coding sequence ATGCCAAAGATGAAAAGCAATCGCGGTGCAGCAAAAACATTCCGCAAAACCGCATCTGGTAAAGTAAAGAGAAGTAAGGCTTATAAAAGTCACATACTTACTTCAAAATCTCGCAAGAGAAAAAGAGGATTAAGAAAATCCACGTTAGTTTCTAAAGTAGAAACTAAAAATGTTTTAATAATGATTCAATAA
- the infC gene encoding translation initiation factor IF-3, giving the protein MTQKPKHRINEEIKVSRARVIDTDGTQRGIFLIKDALRLAEERGADLVEIAPQADPPVCKIINYGKFVYELQKKEKIQKKNQVVSILKEIRLHPNTDTHDFEFKARHARNFIEEGNKVKVSVIFKGRELAYTDQGANLLKEFVAKLEDVAKMEFEIKFEGKAMNTILVPSKFKTKKKN; this is encoded by the coding sequence ATTACCCAAAAACCTAAACATCGAATTAATGAAGAAATAAAAGTATCGAGAGCCAGAGTAATTGATACGGATGGAACACAGCGAGGAATATTTTTAATCAAAGATGCGCTTAGACTTGCAGAAGAACGCGGTGCAGATTTAGTAGAAATTGCACCACAAGCAGACCCACCTGTGTGTAAAATAATCAATTACGGAAAGTTTGTTTACGAATTACAGAAGAAAGAAAAAATTCAGAAAAAAAATCAGGTAGTATCAATACTAAAGGAAATAAGATTGCATCCAAATACCGATACACACGATTTTGAATTTAAAGCCAGGCACGCAAGAAATTTTATTGAAGAGGGAAATAAGGTAAAAGTATCGGTAATTTTCAAAGGAAGAGAATTAGCCTATACAGATCAGGGCGCAAATTTATTAAAAGAATTTGTAGCCAAGCTCGAAGATGTTGCAAAGATGGAATTTGAAATTAAGTTCGAAGGAAAAGCGATGAACACAATATTAGTTCCGTCTAAATTTAAAACGAAAAAGAAAAACTAA
- the thrS gene encoding threonine--tRNA ligase, whose amino-acid sequence MDKLKISFPDGSIKEFDNGVTPFQIATSISNRLAEETLVAEVDGNIKDLNFPLEQDCKIKLLTFNDEKGKEAYWHSTSHLMAHAVQSIYPEAKFGVGPAIDAGFYYDIDINSQLVDDDLRKIEKRMMELTQQNNSFTRKELRKNEAVEFFKTKGDNYKLEILDGLDDKADVISIYQEGEFTDLCTGPHLPSTGKIKYVRLLTVSGSYWRGDEHNKQLQRIYGISFPKKKMLDDYLVFLEEAKKRDHRKVGKELDLFSTHEEAGAGLIYWHPKGARIRLDIENFWREAHLDNGYEILYTPHIGKSWLWETSGHLGFFKENMYSPMSIDDQDYYIKPMNCPFHIMIYKTHLRSYRDLPLRWAELGTVYRYEKSGVLHGLLRVRGFTQDDAHIFCAQEQIEDEIIEVLRFCMSIWRSFGFNEMNFYVSTRPEKVSGNDELWEKATDSLKTALEKEGLKYKIDEGGGAFYGPKIDIKIKDALNREWQMSTIQFDFNMPERFDMKYIGEDGKEHRPFMVHRALLGSLERFMGVLIEHYGGAFPLWLAPVQVAVLPISQNFFDGAKKIADDLKKLHIKAVVDERNEKIGYKIRDWETKKIPYMLIVGEKELSSNTVSVRQHTKGDIGSLVLADFTSKLQEEIKNKL is encoded by the coding sequence ATGGATAAATTAAAAATAAGTTTTCCTGATGGAAGCATTAAAGAATTTGATAATGGAGTTACTCCATTCCAAATTGCTACATCAATTTCTAATAGATTAGCAGAAGAAACACTTGTTGCAGAAGTTGATGGGAATATCAAAGATTTAAACTTTCCTTTGGAACAAGATTGTAAGATTAAATTGCTAACCTTTAATGATGAAAAAGGTAAAGAAGCTTACTGGCATTCTACTTCACATCTGATGGCTCACGCAGTTCAATCGATTTATCCTGAAGCTAAATTTGGTGTTGGTCCTGCTATTGATGCAGGATTCTATTATGATATTGATATCAACTCTCAATTGGTTGACGATGATCTTAGAAAAATTGAAAAAAGAATGATGGAACTGACGCAGCAAAATAATTCTTTCACACGAAAAGAGCTTAGAAAGAATGAAGCTGTTGAATTCTTCAAAACGAAAGGGGATAATTACAAATTAGAAATTCTTGACGGTCTTGATGATAAAGCTGATGTAATAAGTATTTACCAGGAAGGAGAATTTACAGATCTTTGCACCGGTCCGCATCTTCCTTCAACGGGAAAGATAAAATATGTTAGATTACTAACAGTTTCTGGTTCCTATTGGCGCGGTGATGAACATAATAAGCAGCTTCAAAGAATTTATGGAATCTCTTTCCCCAAAAAGAAAATGCTTGATGATTATCTTGTTTTTCTAGAAGAAGCAAAGAAACGAGATCATCGTAAGGTTGGTAAGGAGTTAGATTTATTTAGTACCCATGAAGAAGCCGGTGCAGGTTTAATTTACTGGCATCCCAAAGGTGCAAGGATAAGGTTGGATATTGAAAATTTCTGGAGAGAAGCTCACTTAGATAATGGTTATGAAATTTTATATACGCCTCATATTGGCAAAAGTTGGTTGTGGGAAACAAGTGGACATCTGGGCTTCTTCAAAGAGAATATGTATTCTCCAATGTCTATTGATGATCAGGATTATTATATCAAACCAATGAATTGTCCTTTTCATATAATGATATATAAAACTCATCTTCGATCATACCGTGATTTACCTTTAAGATGGGCTGAATTAGGAACAGTTTACCGATATGAAAAGAGTGGTGTGCTTCATGGTTTACTTCGTGTTAGAGGATTTACACAAGATGATGCTCATATTTTTTGCGCTCAGGAACAGATAGAAGATGAAATAATTGAAGTATTGCGATTTTGTATGTCGATATGGCGATCTTTTGGTTTTAATGAAATGAATTTTTATGTATCTACAAGACCAGAAAAAGTTAGCGGTAATGATGAATTGTGGGAAAAAGCAACGGATTCTTTAAAAACTGCATTAGAAAAAGAAGGCTTAAAGTATAAAATTGATGAAGGCGGTGGAGCATTCTACGGTCCTAAAATAGATATTAAAATAAAAGACGCATTGAATCGTGAATGGCAAATGAGTACTATTCAATTCGATTTTAATATGCCGGAAAGATTCGATATGAAATATATTGGGGAAGATGGAAAAGAACATCGCCCATTTATGGTTCATCGTGCTTTGCTTGGTTCTTTGGAAAGATTTATGGGAGTATTGATAGAACATTATGGTGGAGCATTCCCGCTTTGGTTAGCTCCTGTTCAGGTGGCTGTTTTACCAATATCTCAAAACTTCTTTGATGGTGCAAAGAAAATTGCAGATGACCTAAAAAAATTACATATTAAAGCTGTTGTTGATGAAAGAAATGAAAAGATTGGATATAAAATTAGAGATTGGGAAACAAAGAAAATTCCATATATGCTTATTGTTGGAGAAAAGGAATTAAGTTCCAATACTGTATCAGTTCGTCAGCATACTAAAGGTGATATTGGCAGTTTAGTGCTTGCAGATTTTACAAGTAAACTGCAAGAAGAAATAAAGAATAAATTGTAA
- a CDS encoding glycosyltransferase family 9 protein: MNAFLNTLQSPCLTIHFYLFFDMVIDKDEVKKILCIKPRGIGDVILSSIVFNNLLENFPGSKIDYLTEFPSKPLLEPLPFINEVLLFGNNSVLDSISTIKLVRKRKYDLVFDFYSNPRTALVTFFSGARYRVGFPYRGRAYAYNLFGPSERNKFHSAALHLEMLNKIGLTCNHSEMFFGLTKDDIEFSRNFFEEKFQPNDLVIGISPSGGWQSKKSDPIKFAEIGDALVNKYSAKILLLWGPGDKNEAIEIERLMTNEIIVAPLTDIRKMGALISNCKILIANDSGPMHIGVALKTPVLSVHGPTNPKLQGPYGEMHEWVRLDELDCIGCDLRVCPRKHECFLELPIERIMIKIDSLIKKNEIKLVINEKN; encoded by the coding sequence ATGAACGCTTTCTTAAATACTCTCCAGTCACCTTGCCTCACTATTCATTTTTATCTATTTTTCGATATGGTAATTGATAAAGACGAAGTTAAAAAAATACTGTGTATAAAACCCCGTGGAATTGGTGACGTTATTCTATCATCAATTGTTTTTAATAATCTTCTTGAAAATTTTCCAGGTAGTAAAATTGATTATTTAACAGAATTTCCAAGTAAACCATTATTGGAACCGCTTCCATTTATTAATGAAGTTCTTCTATTTGGAAATAACTCAGTTCTGGATTCAATTTCCACCATCAAATTAGTTAGGAAAAGAAAATACGATTTGGTATTTGATTTCTATTCTAATCCAAGAACAGCTTTAGTTACCTTTTTCAGTGGTGCCAGGTACCGAGTCGGATTCCCATACCGTGGCAGAGCCTATGCTTATAATCTTTTTGGACCAAGCGAAAGGAACAAATTTCACTCTGCTGCACTTCATTTGGAAATGTTGAATAAGATTGGATTAACTTGCAACCATTCTGAAATGTTTTTTGGCTTAACAAAAGATGATATTGAATTTTCAAGAAACTTTTTTGAAGAAAAATTCCAACCAAATGACCTTGTAATTGGAATAAGTCCGAGTGGAGGTTGGCAATCCAAAAAATCCGATCCAATAAAATTTGCTGAAATTGGTGATGCTTTGGTTAATAAATATTCTGCTAAGATTCTACTTCTCTGGGGACCAGGCGATAAAAACGAAGCGATTGAAATTGAAAGATTAATGACAAATGAAATTATTGTTGCACCACTTACTGATATCAGAAAAATGGGAGCACTTATTTCCAATTGCAAAATACTAATTGCAAATGACAGTGGTCCAATGCATATTGGTGTGGCACTTAAAACTCCGGTTCTTAGTGTGCACGGACCTACTAATCCAAAGCTTCAGGGACCATATGGAGAAATGCACGAATGGGTTAGACTTGATGAATTGGATTGCATTGGTTGCGATTTGCGTGTTTGTCCGCGGAAACATGAATGCTTTTTAGAGTTGCCAATCGAAAGAATTATGATAAAGATTGATTCTTTGATCAAAAAGAATGAAATAAAGTTGGTGATAAATGAAAAAAATTGA